The Polyangiaceae bacterium genome includes a region encoding these proteins:
- the phnD gene encoding phosphate/phosphite/phosphonate ABC transporter substrate-binding protein encodes MTTLHFGVVANPEQAREALAQFCGDLERATGMSIQPKAAESYSALVNGVRQGEIDIAWAPPLVAVELEDQKLASSVAVVQRTQRSGYYCAVFVRASSSIKKPEDLHGARPAWVTRESASGYVVPRWHLRSLGIDLDAAFRDEQFLGSHEAVLEAVLEGRADTGATHVGLDPVTGKLKTAPWLSESAAVGAVRVILLIGPIPGDVLMASTRLSPTAQRQLTAAFLSLRGEIALFEASRFDPVPDGHFTMLRKLSRYSETRS; translated from the coding sequence GTGACGACTCTTCACTTCGGCGTGGTGGCGAACCCCGAGCAGGCTCGTGAAGCCTTGGCCCAGTTCTGCGGCGACCTCGAGCGCGCGACGGGAATGTCCATCCAACCGAAGGCGGCGGAGAGCTACTCCGCCTTGGTGAACGGCGTGAGGCAAGGCGAGATCGACATCGCTTGGGCTCCGCCGCTGGTCGCCGTGGAGCTCGAGGATCAGAAACTCGCCAGCTCCGTGGCCGTCGTGCAGCGTACGCAGCGTTCGGGGTACTACTGCGCCGTCTTCGTCAGAGCCAGCTCCAGCATCAAGAAGCCCGAAGACCTCCACGGCGCGCGGCCCGCGTGGGTCACCCGAGAGAGCGCTTCCGGCTACGTGGTCCCACGCTGGCACCTGCGCTCCCTGGGCATCGATCTGGACGCGGCATTCCGCGACGAGCAGTTCTTGGGCAGCCACGAGGCCGTGCTCGAGGCCGTGCTGGAAGGCCGCGCGGACACCGGCGCCACGCACGTGGGGCTCGACCCCGTCACGGGCAAGCTGAAGACCGCCCCCTGGCTTTCGGAGTCCGCAGCCGTTGGTGCCGTCCGCGTCATCCTCTTGATCGGACCGATCCCGGGCGACGTGCTGATGGCGAGCACGCGTCTGTCGCCCACGGCCCAGCGCCAGCTCACCGCGGCGTTCTTGTCCCTCCGGGGCGAGATCGCGCTGTTCGAAGCCAGTCGCTTCGATCCGGTGCCGGACGGTCATTTCACCATGCTGCGCAAGCTGTCCCGCTATTCGGAAACCCGTAGCTGA
- the secD gene encoding protein translocase subunit SecD produces the protein MVQHIIAYIFGGIFAVFALGGYLSRSKRLPLWVGALSAAAAGGAAWSDAFWPMVALGVLTLAAGFAATNLVDLNWRVRAGVVLSVGLLGFFALWPTLEVLTKHKLPCPTFVKDRIGFRLVAGLDLRGGLRLVYTVDVDEAIKDKRDRYYEEMRAELAKILNLHSGDERPSEETLAKLREKVKLEAPRRPANVIRLTLLGDTDPNIIDSRFLERFRGDLTYSQSADKKSWNFRIKEEAETGIRQRAVNQAREIILRRVDELGLREAAVSTRDEDIIVEVPGEDEKSFANIRDIISQTARLEFKLLDDDTDFMGEVAKKATKESLPEGLEFQRESAPVGLDENGDQINKQLVYAFLPIKKDEKAQQTLQRFKEWVNTLEVPPDREVGFELVYKTDPDTLKETENGWRTYLLKSRAEITGDLVRDAAAVPDQGQGSLGGWHVAITFTDQGGHIFDKITSANVKRRFAIILDNRVESTPVILTRIAGGNASITLGSNDPEIQLRDARKLELVLRSGALPAPISPTNEQRIGPSLGRDSIRLGVEGAFGGGLLVLIFMVLYYRRAGFIADISVSMNLFLQLAVLASFSASMTLPGIAGLALTIGMSVDANVLINERIREEIRAGKSPRAAVELGYNKALSAIVDGQLTTLISGIVLAQYGTGPIKGFAVTLIVGVTISIFTSLVVSRVLFDLWVRGFGRLKRLDIG, from the coding sequence GTGGTCCAACACATCATCGCGTACATCTTCGGCGGCATCTTCGCGGTGTTCGCGCTCGGCGGTTACCTCAGTCGATCCAAGCGGCTTCCGCTGTGGGTCGGGGCTCTGAGCGCAGCGGCTGCGGGTGGAGCCGCCTGGAGCGATGCCTTCTGGCCCATGGTGGCCCTGGGTGTCCTGACTCTGGCGGCGGGCTTCGCCGCTACCAACCTGGTGGACCTGAACTGGCGGGTTCGCGCCGGCGTGGTGCTCTCCGTGGGGCTGTTGGGCTTCTTCGCCCTGTGGCCCACGCTGGAGGTGCTGACCAAACACAAGCTGCCGTGCCCCACTTTCGTGAAGGATCGCATCGGCTTCCGTCTGGTCGCCGGTCTGGATCTGCGGGGTGGCTTGCGCCTGGTCTACACGGTGGACGTGGACGAGGCCATCAAGGACAAGCGCGACCGCTACTACGAGGAAATGCGGGCGGAGCTGGCCAAGATCCTCAACCTGCACTCCGGGGACGAGCGGCCCAGCGAGGAAACGCTGGCGAAGCTTCGTGAGAAGGTGAAGCTCGAGGCACCCCGGCGCCCCGCCAACGTGATCCGCCTCACGCTTCTCGGCGACACGGATCCCAACATCATCGATTCACGCTTTCTGGAGCGCTTCCGGGGTGACCTCACCTATTCCCAGAGCGCGGACAAGAAGAGCTGGAACTTCCGCATCAAGGAAGAGGCGGAGACGGGCATTCGCCAGCGCGCTGTGAATCAGGCCCGGGAGATCATCCTGCGCCGCGTGGACGAGCTCGGCCTGCGCGAGGCCGCGGTGAGCACGCGAGACGAGGACATCATCGTGGAGGTCCCGGGCGAGGACGAAAAGAGCTTCGCCAACATTCGGGACATCATCAGCCAGACGGCTCGCCTCGAGTTCAAGCTCCTGGACGACGACACCGACTTCATGGGTGAGGTCGCCAAGAAGGCCACCAAGGAGAGCCTGCCGGAAGGCCTGGAGTTCCAGCGGGAGAGCGCTCCCGTGGGTCTGGACGAGAACGGCGACCAGATCAACAAGCAGCTGGTCTACGCGTTCCTCCCCATCAAGAAGGACGAGAAGGCCCAGCAGACGCTGCAGCGCTTCAAGGAGTGGGTCAACACGCTGGAAGTCCCGCCCGATCGCGAGGTGGGCTTCGAGCTGGTCTACAAGACGGACCCCGACACCCTGAAGGAGACGGAGAACGGCTGGCGCACCTATCTGCTCAAGAGCCGGGCCGAAATCACGGGTGATCTGGTGCGGGACGCCGCTGCGGTGCCGGATCAAGGGCAAGGCAGCCTGGGCGGCTGGCACGTGGCCATCACCTTCACGGACCAGGGCGGCCACATCTTCGACAAGATCACCAGCGCCAACGTGAAGCGGCGCTTCGCGATCATCTTGGACAACCGCGTGGAGAGCACCCCGGTCATCCTGACGCGCATCGCCGGCGGCAACGCGAGTATCACGCTGGGCTCCAACGATCCGGAGATTCAGCTGCGAGACGCGCGAAAGCTCGAGCTGGTGCTGCGGTCCGGTGCGCTCCCGGCCCCCATCTCACCCACCAACGAGCAGCGCATCGGTCCGTCCTTGGGGCGGGATTCGATTCGCCTGGGCGTGGAAGGCGCGTTCGGCGGCGGCCTGTTGGTGCTGATCTTCATGGTCCTGTACTACCGGCGTGCCGGGTTCATCGCGGATATCTCCGTGAGCATGAACCTTTTCCTACAGCTCGCCGTGCTCGCCAGCTTCAGCGCTTCCATGACGCTGCCCGGCATTGCGGGTCTGGCACTGACCATCGGCATGAGCGTGGACGCGAACGTGCTCATCAACGAACGCATCCGTGAGGAAATACGAGCCGGAAAGAGCCCAAGGGCTGCCGTGGAGCTCGGCTACAACAAGGCACTGTCCGCCATCGTCGACGGGCAGCTCACTACCTTGATCTCCGGCATCGTGCTCGCTCAGTACGGCACCGGTCCCATCAAGGGCTTCGCCGTCACCCTCATCGTGGGCGTGACCATCAGCATCTTCACCAGCTTGGTCGTCAGCCGCGTGCTGTTCGACCTTTGGGTCCGCGGTTTCGGCCGCCTCAAGCGCCTCGACATCGGCTGA
- the yajC gene encoding preprotein translocase subunit YajC codes for MATAASFYQAVPPAPGRPQQGQPAEVKPAVTQPEKPGGKDAPPAGGEQPGSLSLLFPILLLLPLLLIMFFSSRSQQKKQQQVISSLKKGDRVVTQAGLVGKLVELGDRYAKVEVAPGVKVEILKSGLLGKDTGDNAPEKK; via the coding sequence TTGGCAACGGCCGCATCCTTCTACCAAGCCGTGCCCCCGGCACCGGGCCGCCCCCAGCAAGGGCAGCCCGCCGAGGTGAAGCCCGCCGTGACCCAACCGGAGAAGCCGGGAGGGAAAGACGCCCCGCCCGCAGGTGGCGAACAGCCGGGCTCCCTCAGCTTGCTGTTCCCCATCTTGCTGCTGCTCCCGCTGCTTCTCATCATGTTCTTCTCCTCGCGCTCGCAGCAGAAGAAGCAGCAGCAGGTGATTTCTTCGTTGAAGAAGGGGGATCGCGTGGTTACCCAAGCCGGGCTCGTCGGAAAGCTCGTCGAGCTCGGGGATCGCTACGCCAAGGTGGAGGTCGCACCGGGCGTGAAGGTCGAAATCTTGAAGTCCGGCCTTCTCGGCAAGGACACGGGGGACAACGCCCCCGAGAAGAAGTGA
- a CDS encoding Uma2 family endonuclease — MVSRAPTVFTEVEYLALEAASDTKHEFVDGAIVAMAGASPAHNALAANMTASLRALSRGKPCVTLTSDQRIHVPTTGLYTYADVLVACGERRYKSGPPASILNPMVVVEVTSDSTEDYDRGKKFVNYQSIPELRDYVIVSHRERRIDHYRRAEGGEWIVATHTTLDSRIALTGLDGTLTLGDIYDGVDLAEGA, encoded by the coding sequence ATGGTTTCACGCGCGCCGACGGTCTTCACCGAAGTCGAGTACCTCGCGCTCGAGGCCGCGAGCGACACGAAGCACGAGTTCGTCGATGGCGCCATCGTCGCGATGGCAGGAGCCTCCCCGGCACACAACGCGCTTGCGGCGAACATGACCGCCTCGTTGCGAGCGTTGTCGCGGGGCAAACCCTGCGTGACGTTGACGAGCGATCAGCGTATCCACGTCCCTACCACTGGCCTCTACACGTACGCGGACGTGCTCGTAGCGTGCGGTGAGCGCCGATACAAGTCGGGCCCGCCGGCGTCGATCCTCAATCCTATGGTCGTCGTGGAAGTAACGTCGGACTCTACGGAGGACTACGACCGCGGCAAGAAGTTCGTCAACTATCAGAGCATCCCCGAGCTACGCGACTACGTGATCGTTTCCCATCGTGAACGCCGGATTGATCACTACCGGCGTGCCGAAGGTGGTGAGTGGATCGTCGCCACGCACACGACGCTGGACTCCCGCATCGCTTTGACCGGTCTCGATGGCACCCTCACACTGGGCGACATCTACGACGGTGTCGACCTGGCAGAGGGAGCGTAG
- a CDS encoding translation initiation factor IF-3, translated as MAMGRRFSREPRGPQIRINHRIRVPEVRVVAEDGENLGVMATEDALKRAREKGLDLVEVNPKSMPPVCKILDFGKYKYEEKKKQREAKRKQTVVEVKEIKLRPKTDDHDLNVKVRAARKFIEGGNKVKVTCRFRGREITHPEIAHKQLTYILENLDDIAHVEQSPAMEGRTMALTVAPRPAVMQRIANERAKREAEEEGSAEGSSASHSVPDNEAPAQPEDSA; from the coding sequence ATGGCAATGGGGCGACGATTCAGCCGCGAGCCGCGAGGTCCGCAAATCCGTATCAACCACCGCATTCGCGTGCCCGAGGTCCGGGTCGTGGCCGAGGATGGCGAGAACCTCGGCGTCATGGCGACGGAAGATGCCCTCAAGCGTGCCCGGGAGAAGGGCCTCGACTTGGTCGAGGTGAACCCGAAGAGCATGCCTCCCGTCTGCAAGATCCTCGACTTCGGCAAGTACAAGTACGAGGAGAAGAAGAAGCAGCGGGAAGCCAAGCGCAAGCAGACCGTCGTGGAGGTGAAGGAGATCAAGCTTCGCCCCAAGACGGACGACCACGACTTGAACGTGAAGGTTCGGGCGGCGCGCAAGTTCATCGAGGGTGGCAACAAGGTGAAGGTCACCTGCCGTTTCCGTGGTCGCGAGATCACCCACCCCGAGATCGCGCACAAGCAGCTGACCTACATTCTCGAGAACCTCGACGACATCGCTCACGTGGAGCAATCCCCGGCGATGGAGGGCCGCACCATGGCCCTGACGGTAGCGCCGCGGCCCGCCGTGATGCAGCGCATCGCCAACGAGCGCGCCAAGCGCGAGGCAGAGGAGGAGGGCAGCGCCGAGGGCAGCTCCGCCAGCCACTCCGTGCCGGACAACGAAGCTCCCGCGCAGCCCGAAGACTCCGCCTGA
- the secF gene encoding protein translocase subunit SecF → MQFFPIGKVFDFMSSRRIFVGVSVVVVLSSIVAIIYPGPRLGTDFKGGTEIEVAFKAPTSSGEIREAVRNAGFSNPDVIKVDDENNPNRFLIRVQEVSTISEGKRAEIEGQLCYGENLDATQCPEAKQSTEVKFSPGGDKITVRFRDTPDLAWVKERMSKVGGIELRAGANNPTIQNARDHKVEIQLMSKGDQLMAGLRKTLGMDKVPDTALRVEWIGPKAGAQLRDAALKSIAISLVFIMAYIAFRFDLRFAPGAVIALMHDAVATIGVLIALHKELNLTTVAAILTIIGYSVNDTVVVYDRVRENLGRLRGATFVSLINVSLSEMLSRTILTSGTTVISLLAFFVWGTGALKDFSLTLIIGILFGTYSSIYVALPLTEWLDRLLFAKGKDKGKGKGTGKKSKKRTTKKASATI, encoded by the coding sequence ATGCAATTCTTCCCAATCGGCAAAGTCTTCGACTTCATGAGCAGCCGGCGAATCTTCGTCGGCGTCAGCGTCGTCGTGGTGCTGAGCTCCATCGTCGCCATCATCTACCCTGGCCCCCGCCTGGGAACGGACTTCAAGGGCGGTACGGAGATCGAGGTCGCCTTCAAGGCCCCCACGTCCAGCGGAGAGATTCGTGAGGCCGTGCGGAACGCCGGGTTCTCGAACCCGGACGTCATCAAGGTGGACGACGAGAACAACCCGAACCGATTTCTGATTCGGGTGCAGGAAGTCTCCACCATCAGTGAAGGCAAGCGCGCGGAGATCGAGGGGCAGCTCTGCTACGGCGAGAACCTCGACGCGACCCAGTGCCCGGAGGCCAAGCAGAGCACCGAGGTGAAGTTCTCTCCGGGCGGCGACAAGATCACCGTTCGTTTCCGGGATACGCCGGATCTCGCTTGGGTGAAGGAGCGCATGAGCAAGGTGGGGGGCATCGAGCTCCGCGCCGGTGCCAACAACCCCACCATCCAGAATGCCCGCGATCACAAGGTGGAAATCCAGCTGATGAGCAAGGGCGACCAGCTCATGGCCGGCCTCCGCAAGACGCTGGGTATGGACAAGGTGCCGGATACGGCCCTCCGCGTGGAGTGGATCGGTCCCAAGGCGGGCGCCCAACTCCGGGACGCCGCGCTGAAGAGCATCGCGATCTCGCTCGTCTTCATCATGGCCTACATCGCGTTCCGCTTCGATCTGCGGTTCGCTCCCGGCGCCGTCATCGCCCTGATGCACGATGCCGTGGCCACCATCGGTGTGCTGATCGCGCTGCACAAGGAGCTGAACCTCACTACCGTAGCCGCAATCCTCACCATCATCGGCTATTCGGTGAACGACACGGTGGTGGTCTACGACCGTGTTCGCGAGAACCTGGGCAGGCTCCGTGGGGCCACCTTCGTGAGCCTCATCAACGTGAGCCTCTCGGAAATGCTGAGCCGCACCATCCTCACCAGCGGCACCACGGTCATCAGCTTGTTGGCGTTCTTCGTGTGGGGCACCGGCGCGCTGAAGGACTTCTCCCTCACGCTCATCATCGGCATCCTGTTTGGTACCTATTCGTCGATCTACGTCGCCTTGCCGCTTACCGAGTGGCTGGACCGACTGCTCTTTGCCAAGGGCAAGGACAAAGGCAAAGGCAAAGGCACCGGCAAGAAGTCGAAGAAGCGGACGACCAAGAAGGCGTCCGCCACCATCTGA
- a CDS encoding N-6 DNA methylase, with amino-acid sequence MAARSAMESSVLEVASALLEEGADADQVREDTMRNVVSAWAESHQQELPKALRLLPSVERHDTLVDAFAKEPVEAVGGAYELLVAHSVKDGRWVRTRARKQSGSFYTPPAVAARVAREALTPRAAEIAALPESERRAAWLATRVCDPAAGAGVFLLAALGVIAAESGAPTAAVARSCLFGVDKSALAVAVAEASVALAAGAVPRLAVGDALVGAPPGPARTLFPTGGFDWRAAFPDAADGFHVVIGNPPWIAYAGRAAQPLAPELRAYFREHYRTLRGYPTLHGLFVERAAALAPRGTIALIVPSPLSDLDGYRPVRHVLAESHTPREPLLELGQDAFVGVTQPCIVLIADPGADPRGGDRAWRLVERQRSAAQAAEVSVPAALSRLAERAPLPAELFGEMGFQSSGEVSRRLFRRADAPDALHDYPLLEGRNVHEFRQDAPRLYLHRDADVLARSRCRVRPLDDYRRARFVIRQTAAWPIAALHGGLPFRNSLLAGFAHDAFAPELVVALLNSALYRALHLAARRDARQAAFPQMKVAHLRALPAPPSDPERHARLSDLCRRATASGIDTALRRELDAVVFDLFDIGDARNEILTFLAARAPKLAKL; translated from the coding sequence ATGGCTGCCCGCTCGGCGATGGAGAGCAGCGTGCTCGAGGTGGCGTCAGCCCTCTTGGAGGAGGGCGCGGACGCAGACCAGGTGCGTGAAGACACCATGCGCAATGTGGTGTCGGCCTGGGCCGAGAGCCACCAGCAAGAGCTGCCGAAGGCGCTCCGGCTGCTTCCGAGCGTCGAGCGACACGACACTCTGGTGGATGCCTTCGCAAAGGAGCCCGTGGAAGCCGTGGGCGGCGCCTACGAGCTGCTCGTGGCTCACTCCGTGAAGGACGGCCGCTGGGTGCGCACGCGAGCGCGGAAGCAGAGCGGCAGCTTCTACACGCCGCCGGCGGTGGCCGCGCGCGTCGCGCGCGAAGCGCTGACACCACGGGCAGCGGAGATCGCGGCGCTGCCCGAAAGCGAGCGGCGCGCCGCGTGGCTCGCCACACGGGTGTGCGACCCCGCGGCGGGCGCCGGCGTGTTCCTGCTCGCGGCGCTGGGCGTCATCGCGGCCGAGAGCGGCGCGCCGACCGCCGCCGTCGCGCGCTCTTGCTTGTTCGGCGTGGACAAGAGCGCCCTGGCCGTCGCCGTGGCCGAGGCCTCGGTGGCGCTGGCCGCGGGCGCAGTGCCACGCCTCGCGGTGGGCGACGCGCTGGTCGGCGCGCCGCCCGGTCCGGCGCGCACGCTATTTCCGACCGGCGGCTTCGACTGGCGCGCCGCCTTCCCCGACGCCGCGGACGGCTTCCACGTGGTGATCGGCAATCCGCCCTGGATCGCCTACGCCGGGCGCGCCGCACAGCCCCTCGCGCCGGAGCTCCGCGCGTACTTCCGCGAGCACTACCGCACGCTGCGCGGCTATCCCACGCTGCACGGCTTGTTCGTCGAGCGCGCTGCGGCCCTCGCGCCCCGCGGAACCATCGCCCTCATCGTCCCGAGCCCACTTTCGGATCTGGACGGCTATCGCCCCGTGCGACACGTCCTCGCGGAGAGTCACACCCCGCGGGAGCCGCTGCTCGAGCTCGGCCAGGACGCCTTCGTCGGGGTCACGCAGCCGTGCATCGTCCTGATCGCCGACCCCGGAGCGGACCCGCGGGGCGGCGATCGCGCCTGGCGTCTGGTGGAGCGGCAGCGAAGCGCCGCCCAGGCCGCGGAGGTGAGCGTCCCCGCGGCGTTGTCACGTCTCGCCGAGCGCGCGCCGCTGCCCGCCGAGCTGTTCGGCGAGATGGGCTTTCAGAGCAGCGGCGAAGTGTCGCGCCGGCTGTTCCGGCGCGCGGATGCCCCCGACGCACTGCACGACTATCCGCTGCTCGAGGGGCGGAACGTGCACGAGTTCCGTCAAGACGCGCCGCGCCTCTACCTGCACCGCGACGCGGACGTCCTCGCGCGCTCGCGCTGCCGCGTCCGCCCCTTGGACGACTATCGCCGCGCGCGTTTCGTGATCCGCCAAACCGCCGCGTGGCCCATCGCGGCGCTCCACGGCGGGCTGCCCTTTCGCAACAGCTTGCTGGCCGGCTTCGCCCACGACGCCTTCGCGCCGGAGCTCGTGGTCGCGCTGCTCAACAGCGCCCTTTACCGCGCGCTGCACCTCGCCGCGCGCCGCGACGCGCGCCAGGCCGCGTTCCCGCAGATGAAGGTCGCCCACCTCCGCGCCCTGCCCGCGCCCCCCAGCGACCCCGAGCGCCACGCGCGCCTCTCCGATTTGTGCCGCCGCGCCACCGCTTCCGGCATCGACACCGCACTGCGCCGCGAGCTCGACGCCGTGGTCTTCGATCTGTTCGACATCGGCGACGCCCGCAACGAGATCCTGACGTTCCTCGCCGCCCGCGCCCCGAAGCTCGCGAAGCTCTGA
- the thrS gene encoding threonine--tRNA ligase: MTAVTESQRTTPRELLEQAGKLDKAVLAVLVDGEVVDLMTPVAPDSDVTPLTVEDPRALAVLRHSAAHVMADAVQRLFPGTQVTIGPAIDQGFYYDFDRPDGPFTDKDLARIEKEMRRIIKANKPFYREEVDREEVKKLFAEMGEHYKCQIIDAIPEGEAVSLYRHGSPGRPEGTWVDVCRGPHVPSTGKLGAVKLLSVAGAYWRGDEKNPMLQRIYGTAFPTQEALDEHMKRLEEARARDHRKLGKELELFMFHDYAPAMPFFLPRGAAIYNRLVDYIRELYVDYGYDEVITPQIFDLELFATSGHLANYRENMYLPVTADDVDEAKSEFEEKHSAAAFDLKTLGQKPMNCPSHCLIFGQKKRSYRELPWRIADFGRLHRYERGGVVHGLARVRSFCQDDAHIFCTPEQMESEIKSFNQLLFEVYHAFSFADVRVKLALRPEKRVGSDELWDQAEAALERVLVESKLPFEKLPGEGAFYGPKLEFHVTDAIGRSWQLGTIQVDYSMPERFGLEYVGADGAVHTPVMLHRAILGSIERFFGMYIEHVAGKFPVWISPEQATLVTVSEKQAEYAEGVRARLSEAGLRVLLDAGSDKLGAKIRNARMMRTPYIAVIGDQEAESDSVTPRSREDGELGAMKVSEFQARLLAEAKPPRLHVKDG, encoded by the coding sequence GTGACGGCCGTGACGGAGTCTCAGCGCACCACTCCGCGCGAGCTTCTCGAACAGGCGGGCAAGCTCGACAAGGCCGTGCTCGCCGTGCTCGTGGACGGCGAGGTCGTCGACTTGATGACGCCGGTGGCGCCCGACAGCGACGTCACTCCCCTCACCGTGGAGGACCCCCGCGCCCTCGCGGTGCTGCGTCACTCCGCTGCACACGTGATGGCGGACGCAGTCCAGCGGCTGTTCCCCGGCACGCAGGTGACGATCGGCCCGGCCATCGACCAAGGCTTCTATTACGACTTCGATCGCCCCGACGGCCCCTTCACGGACAAGGACCTGGCCCGCATCGAGAAAGAGATGCGGCGCATCATCAAGGCCAACAAGCCGTTCTATCGGGAAGAGGTGGATCGCGAAGAGGTGAAGAAGCTCTTCGCGGAGATGGGCGAGCACTACAAGTGCCAGATCATCGACGCCATCCCCGAGGGAGAGGCGGTGAGCCTGTATCGCCACGGCAGCCCAGGCCGCCCGGAGGGCACTTGGGTGGACGTGTGTCGCGGGCCGCACGTGCCCAGCACCGGCAAGCTCGGCGCAGTGAAGCTGCTCAGCGTGGCCGGCGCCTACTGGCGCGGGGACGAGAAGAACCCGATGCTGCAGCGCATCTACGGGACCGCGTTCCCGACCCAAGAGGCGCTGGACGAGCACATGAAGCGCCTGGAAGAGGCGCGGGCGCGGGACCACAGAAAGCTCGGCAAAGAGCTCGAGCTGTTCATGTTCCACGACTACGCGCCGGCGATGCCGTTCTTCTTGCCGCGCGGCGCCGCCATCTACAACCGGCTGGTGGACTACATCCGCGAGCTGTACGTCGACTACGGCTACGACGAGGTCATCACCCCGCAGATCTTCGATCTGGAGCTGTTCGCCACCAGCGGTCACCTCGCGAACTACCGCGAGAACATGTACCTGCCGGTCACCGCGGACGACGTGGACGAAGCCAAGAGCGAGTTCGAAGAGAAGCACTCCGCGGCAGCCTTCGACCTGAAGACGCTGGGCCAGAAACCCATGAACTGCCCCAGCCACTGCCTCATCTTCGGACAGAAGAAGCGCAGCTATCGCGAGCTCCCCTGGCGCATCGCGGACTTCGGGCGGCTGCACCGCTACGAGCGCGGCGGCGTGGTCCACGGCTTGGCGCGGGTGCGCAGCTTCTGCCAGGACGACGCGCACATCTTCTGCACGCCGGAGCAGATGGAGAGCGAGATCAAGAGCTTCAACCAGCTCTTGTTCGAGGTGTACCACGCGTTCTCATTCGCGGACGTCCGGGTGAAGCTCGCCCTGCGACCGGAAAAGCGCGTGGGCTCGGACGAGCTCTGGGACCAAGCCGAAGCGGCCCTCGAGCGCGTGCTGGTGGAGTCCAAGCTTCCCTTCGAGAAGCTGCCCGGAGAGGGCGCCTTCTACGGACCCAAGCTCGAGTTCCACGTGACGGACGCCATTGGCCGCAGCTGGCAGCTCGGCACCATCCAGGTGGACTACTCCATGCCCGAGCGTTTCGGTCTGGAATACGTGGGGGCGGACGGCGCCGTGCACACGCCGGTGATGCTGCACCGAGCGATCCTGGGATCCATCGAGCGCTTCTTCGGCATGTACATCGAGCATGTGGCCGGCAAGTTCCCGGTCTGGATCTCGCCGGAGCAGGCCACCCTGGTGACCGTCAGCGAGAAGCAGGCGGAGTACGCCGAGGGCGTGCGCGCGCGGCTCTCGGAGGCCGGGTTGCGCGTGCTGCTGGATGCCGGCTCCGACAAGCTCGGCGCCAAGATCCGCAACGCCCGCATGATGCGCACGCCGTACATCGCCGTGATTGGCGATCAAGAGGCAGAGAGCGACAGCGTGACCCCGCGCTCCCGGGAAGACGGCGAGCTCGGGGCCATGAAAGTTTCCGAGTTTCAGGCGCGACTACTGGCTGAAGCCAAGCCGCCGCGCCTGCACGTGAAAGACGGATGA